In Pseudomonas alcaliphila JAB1, a single window of DNA contains:
- a CDS encoding amidase: MIEVTEVSIAELRAALESGRTTAVELVKAYLARIDAYDGADTPTRLNAVVVRNPDALKEAEASDARRARGETLSPLDGIPYTAKDSYLVKGLTAASGSPAFKDLVAQRDAFTVERLRAAGAICLGKTNMPPMANGGMQRGLYGRAESPYNADYLTAPFASGSSNGAGTATAASFSAFGLAEETWSSGRGPASNNGLCAYTPSRGVISVRGNWPLTPTMDVVVPYARTMADLLEVLDVVVADDADSRGDLWRLQPWVPIPKASEVRPESYLALAARADALKGKRLGVPKMFINKDEAAGTSENPGIGGPTGQRIHTRPTVIALWEAARQVLEAAGAEVVEVDFPLVSNCEGDRPGAPTVFNRGIVTPEFLHDELWELSGWAFDDFLQANGDPKLNRLADVDGPQIFPHDPGTLPNREGDLAAGMDEYVNMAKRGIKPWDQIATLPDGLRGLEHTRKIDLEDWMDQLGLDAVLFPTVADVGPADADVNPASADIAWSNGVWVANGNLAIRHLGVPTVTVPMGVMADIGMPVGLTFAGRAYDDSALLQLAAAYESTGSKRLVPPRTPALG; encoded by the coding sequence ATGATCGAGGTTACCGAAGTTTCCATTGCCGAGTTGCGCGCCGCGCTGGAGTCCGGCCGCACCACGGCGGTCGAACTGGTCAAGGCCTATCTGGCGCGTATCGACGCCTACGACGGCGCGGATACGCCGACCCGGCTCAACGCGGTGGTGGTGCGCAACCCCGACGCGCTGAAGGAGGCCGAGGCCTCCGATGCACGCCGCGCCCGTGGCGAGACGCTGAGCCCGCTCGATGGCATTCCCTACACCGCCAAGGACAGCTACCTGGTCAAGGGCCTGACGGCGGCCTCCGGCAGCCCGGCGTTCAAGGACCTGGTGGCGCAGCGTGATGCCTTCACCGTCGAGCGCCTGCGCGCGGCCGGCGCCATCTGCCTGGGCAAGACCAACATGCCGCCGATGGCCAATGGCGGCATGCAGCGCGGTCTCTATGGCCGCGCCGAAAGCCCGTATAACGCCGATTACCTGACGGCGCCGTTCGCCTCGGGCTCGTCCAACGGTGCCGGCACGGCGACCGCTGCCAGCTTCTCCGCCTTTGGTCTGGCCGAGGAAACCTGGTCCAGCGGGCGTGGCCCGGCCTCCAACAACGGCCTGTGCGCCTACACGCCGTCGCGCGGGGTGATCTCGGTGCGCGGTAACTGGCCGCTGACGCCGACCATGGACGTGGTCGTGCCCTATGCCCGGACCATGGCCGACCTGCTGGAAGTGCTCGATGTGGTGGTGGCCGACGATGCCGACAGCCGCGGCGACCTGTGGCGTTTGCAGCCCTGGGTGCCGATCCCGAAAGCCTCCGAGGTGCGTCCCGAGTCCTACCTGGCGCTGGCGGCCAGGGCCGATGCGCTGAAGGGTAAGCGCCTTGGCGTGCCGAAGATGTTCATCAACAAGGACGAAGCCGCTGGCACCAGCGAGAACCCGGGCATCGGCGGCCCGACTGGCCAGCGCATTCACACCCGGCCGACGGTGATCGCCCTGTGGGAAGCGGCGCGCCAGGTACTGGAAGCGGCCGGCGCCGAGGTGGTGGAAGTGGACTTCCCGCTGGTGTCCAACTGCGAAGGTGATCGCCCCGGTGCGCCGACCGTGTTCAATCGTGGCATCGTCACGCCCGAGTTCCTGCATGACGAGCTGTGGGAGCTGAGCGGCTGGGCCTTCGACGATTTCCTGCAGGCCAATGGTGATCCGAAGCTCAACCGTCTGGCCGACGTCGATGGCCCGCAGATCTTTCCCCACGACCCCGGCACGCTGCCGAACCGTGAGGGCGACCTGGCGGCGGGCATGGACGAGTACGTCAACATGGCCAAGCGTGGGATCAAACCCTGGGACCAGATCGCCACGCTGCCTGACGGCCTGCGCGGCCTGGAGCACACCCGCAAGATCGATCTGGAAGACTGGATGGATCAACTGGGCCTGGATGCGGTGCTGTTCCCCACCGTGGCCGACGTCGGCCCGGCCGATGCCGACGTGAACCCGGCGTCCGCCGATATCGCCTGGAGCAACGGTGTGTGGGTGGCCAATGGCAACCTGGCGATCCGTCATCTGGGCGTACCGACCGTCACCGTGCCGATGGGCGTGATGGCTGATATCGGCATGCCGGTGGGCCTGACTTTCGCCGGCCGTGCTTATGATGATTCGGCGTTGCTGCAGCTGGCGGCAGCCTATGAGTCGACTGGCTCCAAGCGCCTGGTGCCGCCGCGTACACCGGCGTTGGGGTGA
- a CDS encoding IS3 family transposase (programmed frameshift) encodes MTRRSFSTDFKLEAAGLVLDQGYSVPEACKSIGVGPTALRRWVEQLRSERGGTTPPRSKALTPEQRRIQELEAQVRRLEREKEILKKGYRSLDVGLPRSVALIEALGERYPRAELCRVFGVNRSSVYDACMRRHRIDHRRVALCQLATELHLQSRGSAGARTLSAALRIQGVAVGRFLAGRLMKEARLFSTQCRKHRYRRADGESAIAANTLDRQFAVSGPNQVWCGDVTYIWAGNRWIYLAAVIDLYARRIVGWALSNRPDSQLTTRALRVAYESRGCPQQLMFHSDQGCHYTSIEFCQMLWRYRIKQSMSRRGNCWDNAPMERFFRSLKTEWMPEHGYASQGQAEADVLRYLTDYYNHQRPHSYNGYRTPAETETLAG; translated from the exons GTGACCAGAAGATCATTCAGTACAGATTTCAAACTCGAAGCAGCCGGCCTGGTTTTGGACCAGGGGTACTCTGTTCCCGAAGCCTGCAAATCGATAGGCGTAGGCCCGACTGCATTGCGTCGCTGGGTAGAGCAACTGCGCAGCGAGCGTGGCGGCACTACACCACCACGCAGCAAAGCCCTGACTCCTGAGCAAAGGCGCATACAGGAACTGGAAGCCCAGGTTCGGCGCCTGGAGCGGGAGAAAGAGATCCTAAAAAAGG GCTACCGCTCTCTTGATGTCGGACTCCCTCGATCAGTAGCGCTGATTGAGGCATTGGGCGAGCGGTATCCACGAGCCGAACTGTGCCGCGTGTTTGGCGTAAATCGCAGCAGTGTTTATGACGCTTGCATGCGACGTCATCGGATAGATCATCGACGGGTTGCTCTATGTCAGCTGGCCACTGAGCTTCATCTACAAAGTCGAGGCTCAGCTGGGGCCAGAACATTGTCAGCGGCGTTGCGGATACAAGGTGTCGCGGTGGGGCGTTTTCTGGCCGGACGCTTGATGAAAGAGGCTCGACTGTTCAGCACGCAATGCCGCAAGCATCGTTACCGCAGAGCAGATGGCGAAAGCGCCATTGCGGCCAACACACTGGATCGGCAATTCGCAGTGAGCGGCCCCAACCAAGTGTGGTGCGGTGATGTGACATACATCTGGGCGGGTAATCGCTGGATCTACCTGGCAGCAGTCATAGATTTGTATGCGCGCCGCATCGTCGGTTGGGCACTGTCCAATCGACCTGACTCGCAGCTCACGACGCGCGCGTTACGCGTGGCCTACGAGTCCCGAGGTTGCCCGCAACAGCTGATGTTTCACTCTGACCAGGGTTGCCACTACACCAGCATTGAGTTCTGCCAGATGCTCTGGCGCTACCGTATCAAGCAGAGCATGAGCCGCCGCGGTAACTGTTGGGACAACGCACCGATGGAGCGCTTTTTCAGAAGCCTGAAAACGGAGTGGATGCCGGAGCATGGCTATGCCAGCCAAGGGCAAGCTGAGGCTGATGTGCTGCGCTACCTGACGGATTACTACAACCATCAACGACCACACAGCTACAACGGATACAGAACGCCAGCGGAAACCGAAACACTGGCCGGATAA